The Rhea pennata isolate bPtePen1 chromosome 7, bPtePen1.pri, whole genome shotgun sequence genome contains a region encoding:
- the TRIM8 gene encoding E3 ubiquitin-protein ligase TRIM8 — MAENWKNCFEEELICPICLHVFVEPVQLPCKHNFCRGCIGEAWAKESGLVRCPECNQAYNQKPNLEKNLKLTNIVEKFNSLNLEKPPSVLHCVFCRRGPPLPAQKICLRCEAPCCQSHVQTHLQQPSTARGHLLVEADDVRAWSCPQHNAYRLYHCEAEQVAVCQFCCYYSGAHQGHSVCDVEIRRNEIRKMLMKQQDRLEEREQDIEEQLYKLESDKRLVEEKVSQLKDEVRLQYEKMHQILDEDLRKTMEILDKAQAKFCNENAAQVLHLNERMQEAKKLLSSVQVMFDKTEDINFMKNTKSVKILMDRTQNCTGGSLPPPKIGHLNSKLFLNEIAKKEKQLRKLLEGPLSTPVPFLQSIPMYPCTVSSSGAEKRKHSTAFPEGSFLEPSSGTVASQYMSQGASAGEGQSAQAMVPCSSTQHIVGLPSGPQPVHSGSVFNPSHYPNTTSSQQSVLSQYGGRKILVCSVDNCYCSSVSNHGGHQPYPRSGHFPWTVSSQEYSHPLPPAPAVPQSLPGLAVREWIDASQQHGRQDFYRVYGQPSAKHYVTS; from the exons aTGGCCGAGAACTGGAAGAACTGTTTCGAAGAGGAGCTCATCTGCCCCATTTGCCTGCATGTCTTTGTGGAGCCGGTTCAGCTTCCTTGTAAGCACAACTTCTGCCGGGGCTGCATCGGGGAGGCTTGGGCCAAGGAGTCGGGCTTGGTGCGGTGTCCCGAGTGCAACCAGGCGTACAACCAGAAACCCAACCTGGAGAAGAACTTGAAGCTGACCAACATCGTGGAAAAGTTCAACTCCCTCAACCTGGAGAAGCCCCCCTCCGTCTTGCATTGCGTCTTttgccgccgcggccccccgctgCCGGCCCAGAAGATCTGCTTGAGATGCGAGGCCCCGTGCTGCCAGTCCCACGTCCAGACCCACCTGCAGCAGCCCTCCACGGCCCGTGGGCACCTCCTGGTGGAGGCGGACGACGTGCGGGCCTggagctgcccccagcacaacgcctaCCGCCTGTACCACTGCGAAGCTGAGCAAGTGGCCGTGTGCCAGTTCTGCTGCTACTACAGCGGGGCCCACCAGGGACACTCGGTCTGTGACGTGGAGATCCGCCGCAATGAGATCAGG AAGATGCTGATGAAGCAGCAGGACCGCCTGGAGGAGCGGGAGCAAGACATCGAAGAGCAGCTCTACAAGCTGGAATCGGACAAGAGGCTGGTCGAG GAGAAGGTGAGCCAGCTGAAGGACGAGGTGCGTCTGCAGTATGAGAAGATGCACCAGATCTTGGATGAGGACTTGCGGAAAACCATGGAGATCCTGGACAAGGCCCAGGCCAAGTTCTGCAATGAAAATGCAGCCCAAGTCCTCCACCTCAACGAGCGCATGCAGGAGGCCAAGAAGCTCCTCAGCTCCGTCCAGGTCATGTTCGACAAAACCGAGGACATCAACTTCATGAAG AACACCAAGTCTGTGAAAATCCTAATGGACAG GACCCAGAACTGTACGGGTGGCAGCCTGCCCCCACCCAAAATTGGCCACCTCAACTCCAAGCTCTTCCTGAACGAGATCGCCAAGAAGGAGAAGCAGCTCAGGAAGCTGCTGGAAG GTCCTCTGAGCACGCCGGTCCCGTTCCTGCAGAGCATCCCCATGTACCCCTGCACGGTCAGCAGCTCCGGAGCGGAGAAGCGCAAGCACTCCACCGCCTTCCCCGAGGGCAGCTTCCTAGAGCCATCGTCCGGGACTGTGGCGAGCCAGTACATGAGCCAGGGCGCTTCGGCTGGCGAGGGGCAGTCCGCACAAGCCATGGTGCCTTGCAGCTCCACGCAGCACATAGTTGGACTTCCCAGCGGCCCGCAGCCGGTGCACTCGGGCTCCGTGTTCAACCCATCTCACTATCCCAACACCACGTCATCTCAGCAGTCCGTGCTCTCGCAGTACGGCGGGCGCAAAATCCTCGTCTGCTCAGTGGACAACTGTTACTGTTCCTCGGTGTCCAACCACGGCGGGCACCAGCCCTACCCCAGGTCGGGCCACTTCCCCTGGACAGTCTCCTCGCAGGAGTATTCGCACCCGCTCCCGCCTGCGCCCGCCGTCCCCCAGTCGCTCCCGGGACTTGCCGTGAGGGAATGGATTGACGCCTCCCAGCAGCACGGGCGGCAGGATTTCTATAGGGTCTACGGCCAACCTTCCGCTAAACACTACGTCACCAGTTAA